GGCGCTACCGTGGGACGGTGGCGCTGCCTGAGGCGGGCGTGTACCGCGCGCAGGTGCTTGTTCGCGGCGGCGATGGGCAGGCGCTCGGCGTGGTTGCTACGGGCGCGGTCGTGCCGCCGTCGGCGGAGTATTTGCAGCGCGAGGGCAACGCGAGCCTGCTGCAAGCCCTGGCGCAGCGTACCGGCGGTCGTGCGGATCTGCCCGCCGAGCGTGTCTGGGAAACGCCCACGGCCACGACGCGACAGTCACAGTCGATCATCTGGCCGCTGCTCTGGCTTGCGATCTTGCTGTGGCCGCTCGATATTGCCGTGCGCCGCCTGGTGCTGCCGCGTCCACGGGCGATCGAGGTCTGGCTGAGGCAGCGGCGCTTGGAGCGGGCGCGTGAGACGCGGGAGGGCTCGCTCGCGCGGCAGCGGGCACGAGCGCGAGCGGCGACCAAGGCTGCGCCTGCGACTCGGCCCGCCGAGTCGCAGAAAGCTGCTGGTACGAGCGGCGCACCTCCACCGGCACCCCCCTCGACGACGGGTGGGGCACAGTTCGATTGGCGCAGAACGCGCCGCAGTGTGATCGAGCGGCCTCAGGACCGGAGCGGCGATTAGCGGACGCCTGGATCGAACGTTTGAAACGATCCGGGTGCGATTGGGACCATATGCGTCTGTCATTCATCTATCCGACATCGTTATGGCTGCTGGTGCTGCTGGTGCCGCTGCTGGCGCTGGCGCTGCTGGCACCGCGCCGTCTGCCTGCCGCGCGCTTCTGGAGCAGCCTGATCCTGCGGCTGCTGCTGTTCGTGCTGCTGATCGGATCGCTGGCGGGCACGCAGATCGTCCGCCGCGTCGACGATCTGACGACGGTGTTTCTGGTCGATAGCTCCGACTCCGTCTCGCCCGAAGACCGCACCCGCGCCGATCAGTTCATCCAGGCGGCGCTCGCGACGATGCGCGAAGGCGATAAAGCGGCGATCGTCGCGTTCGGCGAGAACGCGCTGGTCGAGCGCGCGCCCTCGACGGAGCAGGCGTTCCGCAGGCTGCAATCGGTGCCGGTGACGACGCGCACGAATATCGGCGAGGCGATCAACCTTGGCCTGGCGCTGCTGCCCGCCGACACGCAGAAGCGGCTGGTGCTGCTGTCGGATGGCGGCGAGAACGCGGGCGATGTCTACACCGCCGTTGCGCTGGCGCGCGCGCGCAACGTGCCGATCGAGGTTGTAAGCCTGAGCGAGACGACCAATGATCTCGTGCAGGTTTCGGAGCTGCGCGCTCCGGCGACGGTGCGCAAAGGCCAGACCATTCCGCTCGATGTGGTCGTCGAGTCGAGCGTTGCGGCTCCGGCGACGATCCGGCTGCGCTCCGGCTCAGGCATCATCGAGGAGCGGCAGGTCGAGCTAAAGACCGGACGGCAGACGATCCCGTTCTCGGTACAGGCCGAGACGGATGGCTTCGCGCGCTACACCGCCGAGATCGAGGTGGCGGACGATACCCGCGCGCAGAACAACCAGGCGGCGGCGCTGGTGGATGTGCAGGGCGAGCCACGGGTGCTGGTGGTCGAGGGCAAGGCGGGCGAGGCGGCGAATCTTGCGGCGGCGCTGGATACCGCGCGGATGAACCCGACGGTCGTCGCGCCTGAGAGCATGCCGACGAATCTGGCGGAGCTGGGCGGCTACGACGCGATTGCGCTGGTCAATGTTCCGGCGGGCAAGCTGCCATCCTCGGCGATGAAGCTGCTGCCGTCGTATGTGCGCGATCTGGGCCGTGGCCTGGTGATGGTCGGCGGCGATCGCAGCTACGGCATGGGCGGCTACAACAAAACGCCGATCGAGGCGGCGCTGCCCGTGAACATGGAGGTCAAGGACAAGCAGCGGCGGCCAGACGTGGCGATCGTTTTCGTGATCGATAAGTCGGGCTCGATGGCCGCCTGTCACTGCGAAGGCCCCGACCGTAACTCGATGTCCGATGGCGGCGTGGTAAAGGTCGATATTGCCAAGGAGGCGGTGCTTCAGGCCAGCGCGCTGCTGCAATCCGACGATCAGCTAGGCGTGGTGGC
The window above is part of the Herpetosiphonaceae bacterium genome. Proteins encoded here:
- a CDS encoding VWA domain-containing protein, yielding MRLSFIYPTSLWLLVLLVPLLALALLAPRRLPAARFWSSLILRLLLFVLLIGSLAGTQIVRRVDDLTTVFLVDSSDSVSPEDRTRADQFIQAALATMREGDKAAIVAFGENALVERAPSTEQAFRRLQSVPVTTRTNIGEAINLGLALLPADTQKRLVLLSDGGENAGDVYTAVALARARNVPIEVVSLSETTNDLVQVSELRAPATVRKGQTIPLDVVVESSVAAPATIRLRSGSGIIEERQVELKTGRQTIPFSVQAETDGFARYTAEIEVADDTRAQNNQAAALVDVQGEPRVLVVEGKAGEAANLAAALDTARMNPTVVAPESMPTNLAELGGYDAIALVNVPAGKLPSSAMKLLPSYVRDLGRGLVMVGGDRSYGMGGYNKTPIEAALPVNMEVKDKQRRPDVAIVFVIDKSGSMAACHCEGPDRNSMSDGGVVKVDIAKEAVLQASALLQSDDQLGVVAFDDVPHWAVNVSKVPSLDEIADAIAPVSPNGQTNVRG